The following coding sequences are from one Chitinimonas sp. BJYL2 window:
- a CDS encoding rhodanese-related sulfurtransferase, whose product MSGPIVVAALYQFVTLSDYVELRTPLRDAMVEFGIKGTLLLAQEGINGTVSGTREGIDSLLGWLKRDARFAGLDHKESYCDAHPFYRTKVKLKKEIVTLGVDGVDPNKAVGTYVEPEDWNALISDPEVLLIDTRNDYEVAIGTFKGAIDPKTTTFREFPEYVKQHFDPKRHKKVAMFCTGGIRCEKASSYMLGEGYAEVFHLKGGILKYLETMPKEQSLWEGDCFVFDQRVSVGHDLEPGEYTLCYGCGEPVSAADRAGDKFENGVRCPRCWDSLSEETLKSARERQHQIDLAKARGEPHPLGFDARQARREG is encoded by the coding sequence ATGTCCGGTCCCATCGTTGTTGCCGCGCTTTACCAGTTTGTCACCCTGTCCGATTACGTCGAGCTGCGCACACCGCTGCGCGATGCGATGGTCGAGTTCGGTATCAAGGGCACGCTCTTGCTAGCGCAGGAAGGCATCAACGGCACCGTGTCGGGCACGCGTGAGGGCATCGACAGCCTGCTGGGCTGGCTCAAGCGCGATGCGCGTTTTGCCGGGCTCGATCACAAGGAAAGCTACTGTGACGCGCATCCGTTCTACCGCACCAAGGTCAAGCTCAAGAAAGAGATCGTGACGCTGGGCGTGGACGGCGTAGACCCCAACAAGGCGGTGGGTACCTATGTGGAGCCCGAAGACTGGAACGCGCTGATCAGCGATCCGGAAGTGCTCTTGATCGATACGCGCAATGATTACGAGGTGGCCATCGGCACCTTCAAGGGCGCGATCGACCCAAAAACCACCACGTTCCGCGAATTCCCCGAATACGTGAAGCAACACTTCGACCCCAAGCGGCACAAAAAGGTCGCCATGTTCTGCACTGGCGGCATCCGCTGCGAAAAGGCGTCGAGCTATATGCTGGGCGAGGGTTATGCCGAGGTATTCCACCTCAAGGGCGGCATCCTCAAGTATCTGGAAACCATGCCCAAGGAGCAGAGCCTGTGGGAAGGCGACTGCTTTGTGTTCGATCAGCGCGTCAGCGTGGGCCACGATCTGGAGCCCGGTGAATACACGCTGTGCTACGGCTGCGGCGAGCCCGTGTCAGCGGCTGACCGTGCGGGTGACAAGTTCGAGAACGGCGTGCGCTGCCCGCGGTGCTGGGACAGTCTCAGCGAAGAGACCTTGAAGAGCGCGCGTGAACGCCAACATCAGATCGATCTGGCCAAGGCGCGCGGCGAACCGCATCCATTGGGTTTTGATGCGCGGCAGGCACGGCGCGAGGGCTGA
- the rlmF gene encoding 23S rRNA (adenine(1618)-N(6))-methyltransferase RlmF encodes MPKKPTSPRPPVTEKAGLHPRNAHRSRYDFPALMAASPELAGFVAINAYGDDSIDFSNPAAVKALNRALLVQFYGVQGWDIPADYLCPPIPGRADYLHHLADLLADSVDGKLLRGPDIRVLDIGVGANAIYPLIGHAVYGWSFVGTEVDQLALDNAAAILAANPAFEQAIELRLQTEATQFFHGVIQPGEWFDLCLCNPPFHASLADATAGSQRKWQNLGKAEAAGKQPVLNFGGHGGELWCDGGEEAFICRMIAESATLPTTCVWFTSLVSKVASLPGIYRALEQAGAVVSHTVDMAQGQKQSRFVAWTFLDKSEQSAWRKMRLGR; translated from the coding sequence ATGCCCAAAAAACCGACCTCGCCGCGCCCGCCCGTTACAGAGAAAGCCGGCCTGCATCCACGCAATGCGCATCGCAGCCGCTACGACTTCCCGGCCCTGATGGCTGCCAGCCCCGAGCTGGCGGGTTTTGTCGCCATCAATGCCTATGGCGATGACTCGATCGACTTCTCCAACCCCGCAGCGGTCAAGGCCCTGAACCGTGCCTTGCTGGTGCAGTTTTACGGGGTGCAAGGCTGGGACATCCCCGCCGACTACCTGTGCCCGCCCATCCCTGGTCGTGCCGACTACCTGCACCATCTGGCCGATCTGTTGGCCGATAGCGTGGACGGCAAATTGCTACGCGGGCCGGATATCCGCGTGCTCGATATCGGCGTTGGCGCCAATGCCATTTACCCGCTGATCGGCCATGCGGTGTATGGCTGGTCCTTTGTCGGTACCGAGGTAGACCAGCTCGCACTGGACAACGCCGCGGCCATCCTCGCCGCGAATCCTGCCTTCGAGCAGGCTATCGAGCTGCGCTTGCAGACCGAGGCGACGCAGTTTTTCCACGGCGTGATCCAGCCCGGCGAATGGTTCGACCTGTGCCTGTGCAACCCGCCGTTTCATGCCTCGCTGGCCGATGCGACGGCCGGCTCACAGCGCAAGTGGCAGAACCTGGGCAAGGCCGAGGCGGCCGGCAAGCAGCCGGTGCTGAACTTTGGCGGCCACGGTGGTGAGCTGTGGTGCGATGGCGGTGAAGAAGCCTTCATCTGCCGCATGATTGCCGAGAGTGCCACCCTGCCCACGACCTGCGTCTGGTTCACCAGCCTGGTCTCCAAGGTCGCTAGCCTGCCCGGCATCTACCGGGCGCTGGAACAAGCGGGCGCGGTGGTCAGCCATACAGTGGATATGGCCCAAGGCCAGAAGCAGAGTCGCTTCGTGGCTTGGACCTTTCTCGACAAAAGTGAGCAGAGCGCCTGGCGCAAGATGCGCCTGGGTCGTTGA
- a CDS encoding DUF1800 family protein: MDTQDVIAPSVDIADTPPVTSPAPGLASAALAASLLAACGGGGDGGSGSPPPAGGTPPTPTPTPAPSPPPAAITDPDAARFLMQAALAVTDADLAQVKAAGYSGWLDAQFALPRNQGHWDWMIARGYQNDPNNANGFQGTDNTLWRKLISAPDTLRQRMVLALSEIFVVSMTGLPVPWRGFCMAAYVDTLEEYAFGNYRGLLEAVTLSTGMGNYLNMRGNQKEDAKGRVPDENYAREVLQLFSLGLYQLNNDGTVKTGADGKPLDTYAQADISGLARVFTGWDYTAYDKTKPDFQRRPMSLVASRHSTLDKTFLGVTIPGSTPGVDALKIALDTIANHPNVGPFIGRQLIQRLVTSNPSAAYVGRVATAFNNTNGIRGDLKATLRAVLLDPEARSAPAAQPASWGKLREPVLRFVQWARTAAVKSPTDLWNIGDTSSASTRLGQSPLRSPSVFNFFRPGYVPPNTSLGTTGLVAPEFQITNESTVVAYLNYMQTVIQNGVGEVKPDYSGWLTLANDAAALVARCNLLLAAGQLSSSTQNTITNAVNAITASSDAARLNRIQAALLLTMASPEYLIAK, translated from the coding sequence ATGGACACCCAGGACGTCATAGCGCCATCCGTCGATATTGCCGACACTCCGCCCGTCACAAGCCCGGCACCCGGCCTGGCCAGCGCGGCGCTCGCCGCCAGCTTGCTGGCCGCCTGCGGTGGCGGTGGTGATGGCGGCAGTGGCTCGCCGCCACCAGCAGGCGGTACCCCGCCCACGCCAACCCCCACGCCGGCGCCAAGCCCGCCTCCCGCTGCCATCACGGACCCGGACGCCGCGCGCTTTCTGATGCAAGCCGCACTGGCGGTCACGGACGCCGATCTGGCCCAGGTAAAGGCCGCGGGTTACAGCGGCTGGCTGGACGCGCAGTTTGCCCTGCCCCGCAATCAGGGCCACTGGGACTGGATGATTGCCCGGGGTTACCAGAACGACCCGAACAACGCGAACGGCTTCCAGGGCACCGATAACACCCTGTGGCGCAAGCTGATCAGCGCCCCAGACACGCTGCGCCAGCGCATGGTGCTGGCCTTGTCGGAAATCTTCGTGGTGTCCATGACCGGCCTGCCCGTGCCCTGGCGGGGTTTCTGTATGGCCGCCTATGTGGACACGCTGGAAGAGTATGCCTTCGGCAACTACCGCGGCCTGCTCGAAGCCGTGACCTTGTCGACCGGCATGGGCAACTACCTGAACATGCGCGGCAACCAGAAAGAAGATGCCAAGGGCCGTGTGCCCGACGAGAACTATGCGCGTGAAGTGCTGCAACTATTCTCGCTGGGCCTGTATCAGCTTAATAACGACGGCACGGTCAAAACCGGTGCCGATGGCAAACCGCTCGACACCTACGCGCAGGCCGATATCAGCGGTCTGGCCCGCGTATTCACCGGCTGGGACTACACGGCCTACGACAAGACCAAGCCCGATTTCCAGCGCCGGCCCATGAGCCTGGTCGCCAGCCGCCACTCCACCTTGGACAAGACGTTTCTGGGCGTCACCATCCCCGGCAGCACGCCGGGTGTCGACGCGCTCAAGATCGCGCTGGATACGATTGCCAACCATCCCAATGTCGGCCCTTTCATCGGCCGCCAGCTAATCCAGCGGCTGGTGACCAGCAATCCCAGCGCGGCCTATGTGGGCCGCGTGGCCACCGCCTTCAACAACACCAACGGCATCCGGGGCGATCTTAAAGCCACCCTGCGCGCGGTGTTACTGGACCCCGAGGCACGCAGTGCGCCGGCAGCGCAACCCGCCAGCTGGGGCAAATTGCGCGAGCCAGTACTGCGTTTCGTGCAGTGGGCGCGCACGGCGGCCGTGAAATCGCCGACCGATCTGTGGAATATCGGCGATACCTCCAGTGCCAGTACCCGGCTGGGTCAGAGCCCGCTGCGCTCGCCTAGCGTGTTCAACTTCTTCCGCCCCGGCTATGTACCACCCAATACGAGCCTCGGCACCACGGGGCTCGTCGCGCCCGAGTTCCAGATCACCAACGAATCCACCGTGGTGGCCTACCTCAACTATATGCAGACCGTGATCCAGAACGGTGTCGGCGAGGTGAAGCCCGACTACAGCGGCTGGCTCACGCTCGCCAACGATGCCGCGGCGCTCGTCGCGCGCTGCAATCTGCTGCTGGCGGCGGGCCAGCTATCGAGCAGCACGCAGAACACCATCACTAACGCCGTGAATGCGATTACGGCCAGCAGCGATGCGGCACGACTCAACCGGATTCAGGCTGCCTTGCTGCTGACGATGGCATCGCCCGAATACCTGATTGCCAAATAA
- a CDS encoding DUF1501 domain-containing protein, translating to MSLKEITRREFLRRSASLSLAGAAAPWAMSLASIGEAAAANASGGYKALVCVFLYGGNDYGNTLVPYDTASYNAYAAIRQALATPRDTLAATALNPTVALPDARQMALAPSMSALKPIFDQGKLGVLLNIGTLIQPTTLAQYKAASVPLPPKLFSHNDQQSVWQASSPEGATSGWGGRIGDLFLNSNATSTFTCINVSGNAVYMSGKAAVQYQLSPSGAVALNGVAKPLYGSSACSTALQSLITAQGSSNLLEAEHSTVVRRALSANSQVTTALAGLSPIATPFDPANNLASQLQMVAKLIAARSVLGTQRQVFFVSIGGFDLHDYLGTQHPGLLANVSNALASFYNATVELGVANQVTTFTASDFGRTLSSNGDGSDHGWGSHHFVMGGAVQGGRFYGQLPSVSVNGPDDVGQGRLLPTTSVDQLAATLATWMGVSASELPLVVPNIGNFSTRNLGFLG from the coding sequence ATGTCACTCAAAGAGATCACCCGTCGCGAATTCCTGCGCCGCAGCGCCAGCCTGAGCCTGGCCGGTGCCGCCGCACCCTGGGCCATGAGCCTTGCCAGTATCGGTGAAGCTGCCGCAGCCAACGCCAGCGGCGGCTACAAAGCCTTGGTGTGCGTGTTCCTGTATGGCGGTAACGATTACGGCAATACGCTGGTGCCCTACGACACGGCCAGCTACAACGCCTATGCCGCAATCCGTCAGGCCCTTGCCACGCCACGGGACACCTTGGCGGCCACCGCGCTGAACCCCACGGTGGCCCTGCCCGACGCCCGTCAGATGGCGCTGGCGCCGAGCATGTCGGCGCTCAAGCCGATCTTCGATCAGGGCAAACTCGGCGTGCTGCTCAATATCGGCACCCTGATCCAGCCCACCACGCTGGCGCAATACAAGGCCGCCAGCGTACCCCTGCCGCCCAAGCTGTTCTCGCACAACGACCAGCAATCCGTATGGCAGGCGTCCTCCCCCGAAGGCGCCACCTCCGGCTGGGGTGGGCGCATCGGCGATCTGTTCCTGAACAGCAATGCCACCAGCACCTTCACCTGTATCAATGTGAGCGGCAACGCGGTGTATATGTCGGGTAAGGCCGCCGTGCAGTATCAGCTCAGTCCCAGCGGGGCCGTGGCACTCAATGGCGTGGCCAAGCCGCTGTATGGCTCAAGCGCCTGCTCCACCGCGCTGCAAAGTCTGATCACGGCGCAAGGCAGCAGCAATCTGCTCGAAGCCGAACACAGCACGGTGGTGCGGCGGGCGCTCAGCGCCAACTCGCAGGTCACTACGGCGCTGGCCGGGCTATCGCCGATTGCTACACCGTTCGACCCCGCCAACAATCTTGCCAGCCAGTTGCAGATGGTGGCCAAGCTGATCGCCGCACGCAGCGTGCTGGGCACGCAGCGGCAGGTGTTCTTTGTGTCGATCGGCGGTTTTGACCTGCACGATTATCTGGGCACTCAGCATCCGGGCTTGCTGGCCAATGTCAGCAACGCGCTGGCGAGCTTTTACAACGCCACGGTCGAGCTGGGGGTGGCCAACCAGGTCACTACGTTCACCGCGTCGGACTTTGGCCGCACGCTGAGTTCCAACGGCGATGGTTCGGACCACGGCTGGGGCAGCCACCATTTCGTGATGGGTGGCGCGGTGCAGGGCGGGCGCTTCTATGGCCAGTTGCCCAGCGTATCGGTCAACGGCCCCGACGATGTGGGTCAGGGGCGCCTGCTGCCGACCACCAGCGTGGATCAGCTCGCTGCCACGCTAGCAACCTGGATGGGGGTGTCGGCCTCGGAACTGCCACTGGTAGTGCCCAATATCGGCAACTTCTCTACCAGGAATCTGGGCTTTCTGGGCTAG
- a CDS encoding dienelactone hydrolase family protein, with amino-acid sequence MLIQSHAVDLATPTGTMRTYVHRPAGEGRYPAILFYSEIFQQTGPIERAAKIMAGHGYVVLVPEVFHELNPIGTVLGYDDAGRDKGNADKAAKPVMAYDDDNAAMLAWLDTQPFFSGKVGAMGFCLGGHLAFRAALHPRVAATACFYATDLHTHVIPDAPGQHSMDRLAEIGGELLMIWGKQDPHIPAAGRAEVYARLSAAGLCFTWHEFNGQHAFMRDEGERYDPELAMLGYQLALGLFRRVLG; translated from the coding sequence ATGCTGATCCAGTCCCACGCCGTTGACCTTGCCACGCCCACGGGCACCATGCGCACCTATGTGCACCGCCCGGCGGGCGAGGGCCGCTACCCGGCCATCCTGTTCTATTCAGAGATTTTCCAGCAGACCGGGCCGATCGAGCGCGCGGCCAAGATCATGGCCGGCCACGGCTATGTGGTGCTGGTGCCCGAGGTCTTCCACGAACTGAACCCCATCGGTACTGTGCTGGGCTACGACGATGCGGGTCGCGATAAAGGCAACGCCGACAAGGCCGCCAAGCCGGTCATGGCCTACGACGACGACAATGCGGCCATGCTGGCCTGGCTGGATACGCAGCCCTTTTTCAGCGGCAAGGTCGGGGCGATGGGCTTTTGCCTCGGCGGGCATCTTGCCTTCCGGGCGGCGCTCCACCCGCGTGTAGCTGCGACGGCTTGTTTCTATGCCACCGATCTGCACACGCATGTCATCCCCGATGCGCCGGGCCAGCACAGCATGGATCGCCTCGCCGAGATCGGTGGCGAGCTGCTGATGATCTGGGGCAAGCAGGACCCGCATATTCCGGCTGCCGGCCGGGCCGAGGTGTACGCCAGACTCAGTGCCGCTGGCCTGTGTTTCACGTGGCACGAATTCAACGGCCAGCACGCCTTCATGCGCGACGAGGGCGAGCGATATGACCCCGAGCTGGCCATGCTGGGCTATCAGCTGGCGCTGGGCTTGTTTCGGCGCGTGCTGGGCTAG
- a CDS encoding MerR family transcriptional regulator, whose product MRIGELASASGLSRDSLRFYEQQGLIAARRRDNGYREYAPDTVQYLLYIKTAQKLGFSLAEIGENLLALRQADDQAAAIAALLRSKLAVVEAKMAELAALRADLQIRLNQACPLLPVR is encoded by the coding sequence ATGCGCATCGGAGAATTGGCCAGCGCCAGCGGACTGAGCCGCGACAGCCTGCGCTTCTATGAGCAACAGGGTTTGATTGCTGCGCGCCGCCGCGACAACGGCTACCGGGAGTACGCGCCCGACACGGTGCAGTACCTGCTGTATATCAAGACCGCGCAGAAACTCGGTTTCAGCCTGGCGGAAATCGGCGAAAACCTGCTGGCGCTGCGCCAGGCCGACGATCAGGCGGCGGCGATTGCGGCGCTGTTGCGCAGCAAGCTCGCCGTGGTGGAGGCAAAGATGGCCGAACTGGCAGCGCTGCGCGCCGATCTGCAAATCCGGCTGAACCAAGCTTGCCCGCTGCTGCCTGTACGCTAG
- the proB gene encoding glutamate 5-kinase produces the protein MQSCIASASRLVVKVGSSLVTNDGRGLDHAALSRWAAEIAPLVRSGKQVVLVSSGAIAEGVARLGWPKRPKALHELQAAAAVGQMGLVEAYERCFRAHGLKTAQILLTHEDLADRTRYLNARSTLLTLLVLGVIPIINENDTVSTDEIKVGDNDTLGALVTNLIDADALVILTDQRGLYDSDPRKNPDARFISEYQAGKPELEAMAGGAGSSVGTGGMYTKIIAAKRAARSGASTVIASGREDKVLTRLAAGEAIGTQLTAPESRLAARKQWLADHLQVRGELRLDAGAVRALREQGTSLLPIGVVAVEGEFLRGEIVRCVGPDSAEVARGLVNYAATDARRILKLPTSQIEAVLGFIDEPELIHRDNLVLR, from the coding sequence ATGCAAAGCTGTATCGCCTCTGCCTCGCGTCTGGTCGTCAAAGTCGGCTCGTCCCTGGTCACCAATGATGGTCGCGGTCTGGATCACGCCGCACTGAGCCGTTGGGCGGCCGAAATCGCGCCGCTGGTGCGCAGTGGCAAGCAGGTGGTGCTGGTCAGTTCGGGCGCGATTGCCGAAGGCGTGGCCCGGCTGGGCTGGCCCAAGCGGCCCAAGGCGTTGCACGAGCTGCAAGCCGCCGCCGCTGTGGGGCAGATGGGTCTGGTCGAAGCCTACGAGCGCTGCTTCCGTGCCCATGGTCTCAAGACCGCGCAGATTCTGCTCACGCACGAAGACCTGGCCGACCGCACGCGCTACCTGAATGCGCGCTCCACGCTGCTGACCCTGCTGGTGCTGGGTGTGATTCCCATCATCAACGAGAACGACACGGTCTCCACCGACGAGATCAAGGTCGGTGACAACGACACGCTGGGTGCGCTGGTCACCAATCTGATCGATGCCGACGCACTGGTGATCCTCACCGACCAGCGCGGCCTCTACGACAGTGACCCGCGCAAGAACCCGGATGCGCGCTTCATTAGCGAGTACCAAGCCGGCAAGCCCGAACTGGAAGCCATGGCTGGTGGCGCAGGTTCCAGCGTAGGTACCGGCGGCATGTACACCAAGATCATCGCCGCCAAGCGCGCCGCCCGCAGCGGCGCGAGCACGGTGATTGCCTCAGGCCGTGAAGACAAGGTGCTGACGCGCCTGGCCGCCGGTGAAGCCATCGGCACCCAGCTGACGGCACCCGAAAGCCGTCTGGCCGCACGCAAGCAGTGGCTGGCCGATCATTTGCAGGTACGCGGCGAGCTGAGGCTGGATGCCGGCGCGGTGCGGGCGCTGCGCGAGCAGGGCACCAGCCTGCTGCCAATCGGCGTGGTGGCGGTGGAGGGCGAGTTCCTGCGCGGCGAGATCGTCCGCTGTGTGGGGCCGGACAGCGCGGAAGTGGCGCGGGGGCTGGTCAACTACGCGGCGACCGATGCGCGGCGCATCCTCAAGTTGCCGACCAGCCAGATCGAGGCGGTGCTCGGGTTCATTGATGAGCCTGAGTTGATCCACCGCGATAATCTGGTGCTGCGCTGA